gtccagttgccgttttcattctttaattgcagggggcgcagcccaccatcccatggatgggaattgaacctgcaaccttgttgttaagagctcacactctaaacaactgagccatctggccacccctgtgGGGGCTCAGTGgaagctcattgtcttcaattgagttgtggagggcacagctcactggcccatgtgggaacagaactggcaaccctgctgttcagagctcgcgctctaaccaactgagccatccggccacccctgaaGGTTTATTTCTTGAGAGGGGACTAGATTCTGTAATTCtaaaaatagtgtttattttttttaaatgtgtcttgCAAATACATGATCATTGTAGAAATTCTGGAAGATACAagcacaaataataaaaatcacccagAATCCCAAGCCCTGCCTTCTACCTGGAGGTGGCCATAGTCAACATTTTGgggtattttcttctaggactttttaaaaaaaatctgtatatagagagaaaaacacaaagtggGGATCACATCATGGTTTGCAGCCTGCTCTTTCTGTGTCTGAAGAGGCCTCTGTAGCATCCCTCTTGATGGCTGGTCACCAGTGTTCCATCACATGGGTGGGCTATAATTTATTTGATCTCCCCCATTGTTGGACATCTAGGTTGTTTTCGATTTGCTGTTGTGAACACTGCCATCATTAACAAACTTCAGCTTGCAGTTTTGTCTTGAATGAGTACAGTCAGTCACGGGGTGACCTTCTGGACCcttccattaaatatttattgagtgcctacgaAGGGCTCTGTACCATGTGAAGCTCAGAGCCTGCCCTTCAGGGCTCACAGTCCCTGCAGCACCAACCGATCTCCTCCTCTCCATGGCCATGTCCAGTCAGGGTCCCTCTTATTCCCTGTCCCAGCAGCCCCAGCATCCAGCCTCCAGCCCTAAGCCCGCAGAGAAACCTCCTCTAAGTGGATGTGTATAACAAATTTAATACCCCCTTCTCCATCTCACAAAGGTTTCTTACATTTTTGTACAAAAACCCAggcctcctttccctctccctccccatcccaacacaaaaagtaattgtttaataaataatacatgctcCCGCTCAGGCCCAGAGGAGTGGGGGCCAGGGAGACACTGTGGCCAGACTTCTTAGAGATCCAAGAATCCGGGACCCCATTTCTCTCCCCCTGGGGGCCCCTGAGTCcacctgcctcccacccaccccctgaaataaataagtataaataagGCACAGATGCCCCAGCCCAGGTCTCCTGGAGGGACCATCTCTAACTAGGGGAAAATAATGGGGGGGTCCTCTGGCTGCCACGCCCCCAGTCccgaaataaataaataaataaggtctGGCAGTGAAGGACGCTGGTGGCTCTGGGTTGCGGGTCACAGCCGAGTCTTGAGCAGCAGCAAGCCCCGAACGGCCCAGTCCAGCGTCAGGTGCAACCCCCCAAGGATGGCGTGGGCCGCCCGGATGCCTCCCCAGGCTGAGGCTGGTGGGGCCAGGGGGGGCGCCGGCGGTTCTGGGGGTCCCTGGGGCAGTGCCAGGCGGGACATCTGTTGGGAGAAGACAGAGGGCTAGCAACAGGCCAGGGGTGCAGCGGGGGACCAGGAAGGGGTGTTTGGAGCCTCTACTGAATCAGGTTGGGTGGTCCAGGCTGCATATTTCCAGAGTATCTCTggcctgtggggtggggtgtcTGGGGAGGGAGTTCTTCAGGATATTGGGTTCAGAAAATGGAGGCTGGGGCCAAAAGGTGGGGGTCTCAAGGCTGGGGTTCCAGGGCCAAGTCCAGGGGCTTAAGGGTGAGGTCTGTAGAGTCAGGGCTGGCATCCTGGCCCTGGGTAAGGGCTAGGGTCTCCAGTGTGGGGTCTCAGAACTGGGAGCTGGAATTTGAGGTCCAGGATCTTTGGGATCAGGTCCAGGGGTTTCAGAGTCTTGGGGTCTCAAGGGCTCAGAGCCTGGGGTCTTCTAGTTTCACACCTCAGGGTCTAGGCTATTGAGGCCTGGGACTTGTGGAGCCAGGGACTCTAGGCTGGCTTTGTTTGGGTCAGGGTCTGGCATTTTAGGGTTTGGGCATCTCAGGGTCTGGAGGTTCAGAGTTTCCAGGGTTTGGGGTCTGGAATGTGGTGTCTTGGAGCCAGGATCTCCACATTGTGGGTGATGGTTTGGTCTACTGAGTCTTAGGGATTCAGAACTGGTGTCTCGGAGTCACAAGACCATGTGGTCTCTGAGTTTTTGGGTGGGAGTTAAGAGTTTCCAGGCAGGATTTTGGTATCTGGGGCCTCAGGGTCTCAGGGCAACACGATATTAGGGACACAGGGTGAGGGTCTTGGAGCAGGGGCATCATACCAGGAGCTGCAGCCGGCGTAGCAGTCGGTCCAGCCGGGCCTGCAGGCCTCCCAGCTCAGGCTCCAGGGTCCTCAGGGAGGGGCCTCCCACCCGGCGCAGCCACTGCACGTGCCTCAGGTAGGAAAACAGGTCTGCCCGCAGCCGTGTCAGCACGCCTGGGAGCTGGGGACAGGGCATGAGGGGCTTCAGGAGCACCTGGCACATACCCACTCTGGCCCCAAATCCCCCCAGGTCCCCACCACTGCCCAGCTTCCACCTTCACCCCCATCCATCTCTCCTGCTCTTACCTGCAGGGCTCCCAGTGCCCCTGCACTCATGGCCAAGGTGGGCAGGGAATCCAGATTGTGGTCCCCGTCGGCTGGGAATTTGTCTCTCTGGGGGAAAGAAGCTATGAGGGGGACGCTGCCCAGTTCTGCGTGGTCCATACACCCCCCACCACAAGCCTCAaattcctgcctccccctctctgCCACGGAGGGAGCCCAGATACCCACTCCGTCACTCCCGGTCCCGGCTCCCGCCCATCCCCTCCAGTTTCTCCTACCAGTTGTGCGGCCAGCTGCCGAGTGTCAGCCAGGAGGGAGCGCGTCAGGAGGACGGCGCTGTCCAGCTCAGCCCGAGGGTCTGCGGAGGCCCTTGGAGGGCCAGGAGGtggcactggggcagcagctctaTCTGGCCACAGGCTCAGCGCGACCAGGACCAGGCAACAAACACCTTGGGGCAGAGAAGGCGGAGGGCTCAGGCGGGACTGGTGGGTCCGAGGGACGAGGCACTGGAGGCCTGGACTCGTGAGTCCGAGGGTGGACAGAGCCTGGACCCGTGGGTCCCAGCGGGGAAGGCTGAGGGTCTTGCGTCCCAGGACAGACCGCCCAAGGCAGGTCGCCGGCCGGGGCGGGCTCCCCTCTCCAGCTCTGGCTGCCCCGCCCGTCGGAGCAGACGCGGCCCCGGGCGGGTAGACGGGCCGGGCGTCTCCCGTCCGCCCCCGGACGCCGGAATCTGGGCCC
The DNA window shown above is from Rhinolophus ferrumequinum isolate MPI-CBG mRhiFer1 chromosome 15, mRhiFer1_v1.p, whole genome shotgun sequence and carries:
- the IL11 gene encoding interleukin-11 isoform X2 — its product is MSAGALGALQLPGVLTRLRADLFSYLRHVQWLRRVGGPSLRTLEPELGGLQARLDRLLRRLQLLMSRLALPQGPPEPPAPPLAPPASAWGGIRAAHAILGGLHLTLDWAVRGLLLLKTRL
- the IL11 gene encoding interleukin-11 isoform X1; amino-acid sequence: MNCVCCLVLVALSLWPDRAAAPVPPPGPPRASADPRAELDSAVLLTRSLLADTRQLAAQLRDKFPADGDHNLDSLPTLAMSAGALGALQLPGVLTRLRADLFSYLRHVQWLRRVGGPSLRTLEPELGGLQARLDRLLRRLQLLMSRLALPQGPPEPPAPPLAPPASAWGGIRAAHAILGGLHLTLDWAVRGLLLLKTRL